In one Colletotrichum destructivum chromosome 2, complete sequence genomic region, the following are encoded:
- a CDS encoding Putative LysM domain-containing protein, with product MQISGLFSILAVVGVAAALPQATPTTPTPTSASAAATVSATSSPTCSPGPVIDYTVVSGDTLTIISQRFSSGICNIANASGITNPNFLSLGQSLKVPTYVCTPDNTSCLAKEGSDTCVVGGPATHTIVAGDTFFLVAQSLGLDVNALLAANEGVDPLLLQVGDVINIPVC from the exons ATGCAGATCTCCGGACTCTTCTCTatcctggccgtcgtcggcgttgccgccgccctccct CAGGCTACCCCTACCACGCCCACTCCTACCAGCGCGTCGGCCGCGGCTACGGTTTCGGCCACCTCCTCACCGACCTGCTCCCCCGGCCCGGTCATTGACTACACCGTCGTCTCGGGCGACACCCTGACCATCATCTCGCAGAGATTCAGCTCCGGCATCTGCAACATCGCCAACGCGAGCGGCATCACCAACCCCAACTTCCTCTCGCTCGGCCAGTCCCTCAAGGTCCCGACCTACGTCTGCACCCCGGACAACACCTCGTGcctggccaaggagggcagCGATACCTGCGTCGTGGGCGGCCCGGCCACCCacaccatcgtcgccggcgacaccTTCTTCCTTGTCGCCCAGAGCCTCGGTCTCGACGTcaacgccctcctcgccgccaacgagggcgtcgacccTCTCCTGCTccaggtcggcgatgtcaTCAACATTCCCGTCTGTTAA